In Spirosoma aureum, a single genomic region encodes these proteins:
- a CDS encoding alpha/beta hydrolase family protein yields the protein MHNSLPERVDLLGRSPRLLAAIRLCCLVAIILPGSVANAQAPDFQKMTPEQRTAYMNKMREASQEDWQKVMNQFNLKLPTLPPPADDPKRPPQLKQKEGSTNWYDDAGNTHVRSGWGNWTNYDEAKAEGHDLPNPLVLKSGKPVKDANAWWKQRRPEILNDYLTEIYGKTPKNTPKVRFEVTEVIDTALKSKAIRKTIVGHIDNSRYPSAKPSINITLYTPVSAKGPVPLMVLVWGSFPAPMLTINRVITAGWAVATVNTGSIQMDNGGGLHEGIIGLVNEGKDRKPDDWGVLSAWCWGLSRAFDYFETDKAINAKQIGIQGHSRWGKTALLAGATDPRWAIVFASCSGSMGASLEKRNYGETIDNVAGSGEYHWMAENFIKYGGNWAAMPVDAHELIALVAPRPLFITGGTKDSWGDSYGMFLACVGASPVYNLLGKKGLTTTEMPKPDEALMDGELAFRNHEGGHTDAPDWPVFLEFAEKQFKRIK from the coding sequence ATGCATAATTCCCTGCCCGAACGTGTTGACCTTTTAGGTAGATCGCCCAGACTTCTCGCAGCGATTCGTCTCTGTTGCCTGGTTGCCATTATCCTACCCGGCTCTGTTGCGAACGCTCAGGCACCCGATTTTCAGAAAATGACGCCCGAACAACGGACGGCTTATATGAACAAAATGCGGGAGGCCAGTCAGGAAGACTGGCAGAAAGTAATGAATCAGTTTAATCTGAAATTGCCAACGCTGCCTCCGCCTGCCGATGATCCTAAACGACCCCCGCAACTCAAACAGAAAGAGGGGTCAACCAATTGGTACGATGATGCGGGCAATACTCATGTTCGATCGGGATGGGGCAACTGGACCAACTACGACGAAGCGAAAGCTGAAGGCCATGACTTGCCGAATCCACTAGTGCTGAAAAGTGGTAAGCCTGTCAAGGATGCGAATGCCTGGTGGAAACAGCGCCGACCCGAAATCCTGAATGATTATTTGACCGAGATATACGGTAAAACACCGAAGAATACGCCCAAAGTACGCTTTGAAGTCACAGAGGTGATCGATACCGCACTCAAAAGCAAAGCTATCCGAAAAACAATTGTTGGCCACATCGACAATTCACGCTACCCCAGCGCCAAACCAAGTATCAATATAACCCTGTATACACCAGTCAGTGCCAAAGGACCGGTTCCCCTGATGGTGCTGGTCTGGGGATCATTTCCCGCGCCAATGCTGACTATTAATCGGGTCATTACGGCGGGCTGGGCGGTAGCCACTGTCAATACCGGCTCTATTCAGATGGATAACGGGGGTGGCTTGCATGAAGGTATTATTGGCCTGGTCAATGAAGGGAAAGACCGAAAACCCGACGACTGGGGCGTGTTGTCGGCCTGGTGTTGGGGACTAAGTCGTGCATTCGATTATTTCGAGACTGACAAAGCCATCAACGCCAAACAAATCGGGATTCAGGGGCATTCGCGCTGGGGGAAAACCGCCTTGCTGGCAGGGGCTACCGATCCTCGCTGGGCCATTGTTTTTGCCAGTTGTTCCGGATCGATGGGGGCTTCCCTCGAAAAACGAAATTATGGCGAAACCATCGACAACGTGGCTGGCTCGGGTGAATATCACTGGATGGCTGAGAACTTCATTAAATACGGGGGCAACTGGGCGGCCATGCCCGTCGATGCGCATGAACTGATAGCCCTGGTGGCTCCCCGGCCGTTATTTATTACGGGTGGCACAAAAGACAGTTGGGGCGACTCGTATGGAATGTTTCTGGCCTGTGTTGGTGCCAGCCCGGTGTATAATCTGCTTGGTAAAAAAGGGTTGACTACAACCGAAATGCCCAAACCTGACGAAGCGCTGATGGACGGCGAGCTGGCTTTCCGCAACCATGAAGGTGGTCATACCGATGCCCCCGACTGGCCGGTATTTCTGGAATTTGCCGAAAAACAATTTAAACGAATTAAATAA
- the uxuA gene encoding mannonate dehydratase has protein sequence MGMLQTMRWFGPNDPVSLMDIRQAGCTGVVTALHQISVGEVWSVEAIEERKQLVEASNDRYSSLEWAVVESLPVHEDIKKGRSGRTAYIENYKQSIRNLAACGINTVCYNFMPVLDWSRTNLTYEMPDGSRALRFVWEDFALFDLCILKRPGAEPDYEPEVARSARQKFEQMTPDEIAALTNVVLLGLPGSEEAFSLDTFQSLLNEYATIGDKELRENLYYFIQEVAPLAQEVGVNLCIHPDDPPRPLLGLPRVVSTEADLAQLMAACDVTANGITFCTGSLGIRSDNDLPGMIRRFGNRIHFIHLRTTKREGADGSGDARNFHEADHLAGDVDMYAVVKAIVLEQQRRAQLGIGVTSIPMRPDHGHQMLDDLHKRTYPGYSAIGRLRGLAELRGLEFGIIRSLEETEGILTQQSADY, from the coding sequence ATGGGAATGTTACAAACTATGCGCTGGTTCGGCCCGAACGACCCGGTTTCATTAATGGATATACGACAGGCAGGTTGTACGGGCGTAGTGACGGCATTGCATCAGATCTCGGTCGGAGAGGTCTGGTCAGTCGAAGCCATTGAGGAGCGAAAACAGCTTGTCGAGGCCAGTAATGATCGTTATTCGTCTTTAGAATGGGCAGTGGTCGAAAGTTTGCCCGTTCATGAGGACATAAAAAAAGGTCGTTCGGGCAGAACCGCGTATATCGAAAATTATAAACAGTCGATCCGCAATCTGGCCGCTTGTGGCATCAACACAGTATGCTACAATTTTATGCCGGTGCTCGACTGGTCGCGTACCAACCTTACCTACGAAATGCCGGATGGGTCGCGGGCTCTGCGGTTCGTTTGGGAGGATTTCGCGCTGTTCGATTTGTGCATTTTAAAGCGTCCGGGTGCTGAACCCGATTATGAACCTGAAGTGGCCCGGTCGGCTCGACAGAAGTTTGAGCAGATGACGCCTGACGAAATTGCCGCATTGACCAATGTTGTTTTACTTGGATTACCGGGTTCTGAAGAGGCCTTTTCGCTCGATACATTTCAGAGCCTGTTAAATGAGTACGCGACAATTGGCGATAAGGAGCTTCGTGAAAACCTGTATTACTTTATTCAGGAAGTTGCCCCACTCGCTCAGGAAGTCGGGGTCAACCTCTGCATTCACCCCGACGATCCCCCCCGACCTTTGTTAGGATTGCCCCGCGTGGTCAGTACTGAAGCGGACCTGGCGCAACTGATGGCGGCTTGCGACGTAACCGCCAATGGCATCACGTTCTGTACGGGTTCGCTGGGTATTCGCTCCGACAATGATTTACCCGGAATGATTCGGCGATTCGGTAATCGCATTCACTTCATTCATCTCCGCACAACGAAGCGGGAAGGTGCCGATGGTTCGGGTGATGCTCGCAACTTTCATGAAGCAGATCATTTGGCTGGCGATGTAGATATGTATGCTGTGGTGAAGGCAATTGTACTGGAACAGCAGCGGAGAGCGCAGCTGGGTATTGGGGTGACGTCGATACCGATGCGTCCTGACCACGGCCACCAGATGCTCGACGATTTGCATAAGCGAACCTATCCCGGTTATTCGGCAATTGGTCGGCTGCGCGGACTGGCTGAACTACGGGGCCTGGAGTTCGGAATCATTCGATCGCTGGAGGAAACAGAAGGTATACTGACCCAGCAATCGGCCGACTATTAA